Proteins encoded by one window of Halomonas chromatireducens:
- a CDS encoding patatin-like phospholipase family protein yields MPQPTKLGLVLSGGGAKGAYQAGVLRYLAEMNIQPDAVAGASIGSLNGAVVANAENVKQAADSLEVVWREIAEKSPLKMDPLAFVAILLKICVAAFGGAPGRVFAMSAHQLEKIVPVKYHKYVSDPAFFDNSPTIDILTRYAGLENDSVGLPFWVSVYESEGAIKDLVGTLRATVGISDSKGSMFLPMHLLSSEDKRKALLASSAIPLAFEAQLISGKKYYDGGLGGWNTAQGNTPVTPLIVNEKCSHVIVTHLDDGSFWNRNSFPGTTFLEIRPKKISRNGLKDMLNFEKSTLLEWMEQGYHDTSACIGSVKGGLDVFSKSQASHASLEKSLGDMADSLQWMKR; encoded by the coding sequence ATGCCACAACCAACTAAATTAGGGCTTGTCTTGTCTGGGGGTGGGGCAAAAGGCGCATACCAAGCAGGCGTGCTCCGTTATCTTGCAGAGATGAACATTCAGCCAGATGCTGTAGCCGGGGCTAGCATTGGATCTTTAAATGGGGCGGTAGTAGCCAATGCCGAGAATGTTAAGCAGGCGGCTGATTCTCTTGAGGTTGTTTGGCGAGAAATTGCGGAGAAATCACCTTTGAAGATGGACCCGCTTGCTTTTGTGGCGATTTTGCTAAAAATTTGTGTGGCAGCCTTTGGTGGAGCGCCGGGTAGGGTTTTCGCTATGAGCGCTCACCAGCTTGAGAAAATAGTTCCGGTAAAGTATCACAAGTATGTTTCTGATCCGGCCTTTTTTGACAACTCGCCCACCATTGATATCTTAACTCGCTATGCAGGCCTTGAAAATGATAGTGTAGGCTTGCCTTTCTGGGTTTCCGTCTATGAAAGTGAAGGAGCGATCAAGGACTTGGTTGGTACCTTGAGGGCGACCGTAGGCATTTCCGATTCAAAAGGTTCCATGTTCTTACCCATGCATTTGCTTTCGTCGGAAGACAAGCGTAAGGCATTGTTAGCGTCTTCTGCAATTCCGCTTGCTTTCGAGGCACAATTAATAAGTGGTAAAAAGTATTATGATGGCGGCTTGGGAGGTTGGAATACAGCTCAGGGCAATACTCCGGTTACCCCCTTGATTGTAAATGAAAAATGCAGTCACGTCATAGTGACACATTTAGACGATGGGAGTTTTTGGAATCGTAATTCTTTCCCGGGCACGACGTTTCTTGAAATTCGACCCAAGAAAATATCACGCAACGGCCTGAAGGATATGCTTAATTTTGAAAAATCTACTTTGCTTGAATGGATGGAACAAGGCTACCATGATACCAGCGCTTGCATTGGGTCAGTCAAGGGCGGACTGGACGTCTTTAGTAAAAGCCAGGCTAGTCATGCTTCGCTAGAAAAGTCGCTCGGTGATATGGCAGATTCTTTGCAGTGGATGAAAAGGTAG
- a CDS encoding gamma-glutamylcyclotransferase family protein, translating into MHDRQRDIARAPRVAVYGTLKAGLHNHHLLEGAKYLGPDRLSVITLYNLGPFPGALLMPSAGAYVEVYLIDAEQLNRLDYLEGYQPKSPSSGLYDRTIISTHYGGAWVYLYNDSACHHQIVSSGNWRPSLCRSESTKYSPRRSNNVSH; encoded by the coding sequence ATGCATGACCGTCAACGCGACATTGCGCGTGCACCTCGGGTGGCTGTATACGGCACGCTCAAGGCCGGCCTGCACAACCATCACTTGCTCGAAGGGGCGAAATATCTTGGCCCCGACCGCCTCAGCGTTATCACCCTATACAACCTGGGTCCTTTTCCTGGTGCCCTGCTGATGCCTTCCGCTGGGGCGTATGTCGAGGTCTATCTAATCGATGCTGAGCAACTGAACCGGCTGGATTACCTGGAGGGCTATCAGCCGAAAAGTCCGTCTTCCGGCCTATATGACCGAACCATCATCTCGACTCACTACGGAGGGGCATGGGTGTATCTCTACAACGACTCCGCTTGTCACCACCAGATTGTTTCTTCTGGGAACTGGCGGCCTTCTTTATGCCGATCGGAAAGCACAAAATATTCGCCAAGGAGGAGCAATAATGTATCTCACTGA
- a CDS encoding O-antigen ligase family protein has translation MLVFAFVALLVLIPEAYRIVALLALLVLAVGALTLRRAPQWRLDRDDAWLCLALVLYGGIWLLDVWRSGYWPMVDGAGYQLLPIWPLVAALILVGMRCYPPNPRMLWWGACCGALGAGTIALYERVVLGVERASNGINAIPFGNLSLLLGSLSLLTVLWCLRRQRPRHVGLLILAMVAALLGLLGSLLSGTRGGWVALPFVLLIVYRAARDLLPLRHLRLGAGGLVLLMLVPILLPQSGVSERVGQVADDAQRYWQRGDAGSSLGVRLELWRAGVMLISEKPLLGFGEHRMEKALGDLAEEGRVYDRVVIHMQLHNEVIDTAARRGLLGATSLLLLYGIPLWIFWKKLRRAGHEPGLQVLAAAGMMVPVAFFDFGLTQSMLRDLRGLSGYLGLCVLCWVTLRAYEETLRTLPISSPPLHRTPYIADDKGELIVQRSRSRS, from the coding sequence GTGCTTGTATTTGCCTTCGTCGCCTTATTGGTCTTGATCCCAGAGGCTTACAGGATTGTTGCCCTGCTTGCACTTCTGGTACTGGCCGTGGGCGCTTTGACGTTACGACGCGCACCGCAATGGCGGTTGGACAGGGATGATGCCTGGCTATGCCTGGCGCTTGTGCTCTATGGCGGTATCTGGTTGCTGGATGTTTGGCGTTCAGGTTACTGGCCGATGGTAGATGGCGCCGGTTATCAGCTTCTGCCGATATGGCCGCTAGTGGCCGCGCTGATACTGGTTGGAATGCGCTGCTATCCCCCCAACCCCCGTATGCTATGGTGGGGAGCTTGCTGCGGTGCCCTGGGAGCGGGAACCATAGCCCTTTACGAGCGGGTCGTGTTGGGCGTGGAGCGTGCCAGTAACGGCATCAACGCCATCCCTTTCGGTAACCTGTCATTGCTGCTTGGTTCGCTATCCCTGCTAACGGTGCTGTGGTGCTTGCGTCGTCAAAGGCCCCGGCATGTGGGCTTATTGATATTGGCGATGGTGGCTGCTCTCCTCGGTCTGTTGGGGTCGTTGCTATCGGGAACTCGAGGTGGATGGGTAGCGTTACCCTTTGTCCTTCTGATTGTCTACCGTGCTGCGCGGGACCTCCTGCCTTTGCGTCATCTGCGGCTAGGCGCTGGTGGACTGGTATTGCTGATGCTGGTACCCATCTTGTTGCCGCAGAGCGGTGTGAGCGAACGTGTGGGCCAGGTCGCTGATGATGCTCAGCGCTACTGGCAGCGTGGGGATGCCGGTAGCTCTCTGGGGGTGCGCCTGGAACTCTGGCGCGCTGGCGTAATGCTGATCAGCGAGAAACCGCTACTGGGTTTCGGCGAGCACCGCATGGAGAAGGCGCTGGGCGATCTGGCAGAAGAGGGGCGAGTCTATGATCGGGTGGTTATCCACATGCAGCTGCACAACGAGGTCATCGATACGGCTGCCCGACGCGGGCTGTTAGGTGCTACCAGCCTGCTGTTGCTTTATGGCATTCCACTCTGGATATTCTGGAAGAAGCTGCGCCGGGCTGGTCATGAGCCTGGCCTCCAGGTGCTTGCGGCAGCAGGCATGATGGTGCCGGTGGCATTTTTTGACTTCGGACTCACCCAGTCGATGCTGCGTGATCTGCGGGGGTTGAGTGGCTATTTGGGGCTGTGTGTCTTGTGTTGGGTGACGCTGCG
- a CDS encoding AAA family ATPase, with protein sequence MTDAISSPDTFCDTAHTFKLPLPWPVPAFSEPEEHVPDPDPAFRFMPDVTTAILMGFAHNRRVYLHGPHGSGKSSHIEQVAARLNWPCIRINLDGHITRADLIGRDMVVIRDGKQVTEFVPGILVWALERPVAIVFDEYDAGRPDVMFVIQRLLESQGRLTLLDQNRVITPHPAFRLFATANTAGQGDATGLYAGTQALNQAQMDRWHVVTELGYMPADREREILQSRLPSLDAETIERMVTFAGLTRQAFTQGDLSSLLSLRTLVSWGENIGLIKDTQDALRLAFVNRCDETERPLVAELYQRCFDAELLRGAPHVTGIY encoded by the coding sequence ATGACTGACGCCATTTCGAGTCCAGATACATTCTGCGATACCGCCCATACGTTCAAGCTTCCCTTGCCGTGGCCCGTTCCTGCTTTCAGTGAACCTGAAGAGCACGTCCCGGATCCAGACCCTGCATTTCGCTTCATGCCAGACGTCACCACAGCGATATTGATGGGTTTCGCGCACAATCGGCGTGTTTACCTGCATGGCCCTCATGGCAGTGGCAAGTCATCCCACATCGAGCAGGTAGCGGCGCGGCTCAACTGGCCTTGCATACGCATCAACCTCGATGGCCACATCACGCGAGCCGACCTGATAGGCCGGGATATGGTAGTGATACGCGATGGCAAGCAGGTCACCGAGTTCGTCCCGGGCATCCTCGTCTGGGCGCTTGAGCGGCCGGTCGCAATCGTTTTCGACGAATACGATGCGGGTCGCCCCGATGTAATGTTCGTCATCCAACGCCTACTCGAAAGTCAGGGCCGGCTCACGCTGCTTGATCAAAATCGTGTCATCACACCACACCCGGCATTTCGCCTGTTTGCCACGGCAAATACCGCGGGCCAAGGCGATGCCACCGGCCTCTATGCAGGCACCCAAGCGCTTAATCAGGCGCAAATGGACCGTTGGCATGTGGTCACAGAGCTTGGCTACATGCCGGCCGACCGAGAGCGTGAAATCCTCCAGTCGCGCCTGCCTTCGCTCGATGCAGAGACCATCGAGCGCATGGTCACCTTCGCCGGCCTCACACGGCAGGCATTCACCCAAGGTGACCTCTCGTCACTGCTCTCCCTGCGGACCCTGGTATCCTGGGGGGAAAACATTGGCCTTATCAAAGACACGCAAGATGCCTTGCGGCTGGCATTCGTCAATCGCTGCGATGAGACAGAACGCCCCCTTGTAGCCGAGCTTTACCAACGCTGTTTCGATGCAGAATTGCTGCGAGGCGCTCCCCATGTCACCGGCATCTACTGA
- a CDS encoding nucleotidyltransferase family protein: MTVTLAPAQLAPDLRLLVLLARLNLSEEQSRASLALCESIDDWGSFTKRAQERFILPLVYRHLRRLSPPSLPEEQLELMKLHSLTVLQHNLNVMAALRDLAKELLHPLELQHVFFKGPTLAGRYYDEPAMRFCQDIDVLVPRERMAELLGVALQNGYTPLDPAALSDDSTSLAFVARVQKVVTLASPRNVAIEFHQRIDNIGTIYDSRQLLTLAEPMRMANNYFSVMPTAELFVYICWHHTKHYWSHLHWLVDMDAIQRHPSFDLDAVLACAERRNLRTTVEASLELFNVLATPGPWREEELTERGKDMLAMALKAMQGGHQVELTMRRQKVTPDFSFSWQAKPTQLLRWRLLGWTRLFRPSYADYQGWPLPPAWQWLYRVTRPFRESYVRLTSGDSHK, from the coding sequence ATGACGGTTACGCTTGCGCCAGCTCAGTTGGCCCCTGATTTGCGGCTCTTGGTGTTGCTGGCGAGGTTGAACCTGTCTGAGGAGCAGTCTCGCGCTTCACTAGCTCTATGCGAGAGTATCGATGATTGGGGGAGCTTCACCAAGCGCGCTCAAGAACGCTTTATCCTGCCGCTGGTATACCGCCATTTGCGTCGACTGTCGCCCCCGTCCTTGCCTGAAGAGCAGTTGGAGCTAATGAAGCTGCATTCGCTCACTGTTCTACAGCATAATCTGAACGTGATGGCTGCCTTGCGAGACCTGGCCAAGGAGCTGCTGCACCCGCTCGAACTGCAACATGTGTTCTTCAAGGGGCCGACGCTGGCCGGGCGGTATTACGATGAACCAGCTATGCGCTTCTGCCAGGATATTGATGTGCTGGTCCCGCGTGAGCGGATGGCGGAGCTTCTGGGTGTCGCACTGCAGAATGGCTATACTCCCTTGGATCCCGCAGCGTTGTCGGATGACAGCACCAGCCTGGCCTTCGTGGCGCGGGTCCAGAAAGTCGTGACCCTCGCCTCACCCAGAAACGTGGCCATCGAGTTCCACCAGCGGATCGACAACATCGGCACGATCTACGATTCCCGGCAGCTGTTGACACTGGCGGAACCCATGCGTATGGCCAACAATTATTTTTCCGTGATGCCGACTGCGGAACTGTTTGTCTATATTTGCTGGCACCATACCAAACACTACTGGTCGCACCTGCACTGGCTGGTCGATATGGACGCCATCCAGCGCCATCCGAGTTTCGACCTGGATGCCGTGCTTGCTTGCGCAGAACGGCGTAACCTGCGGACTACCGTGGAAGCTTCTCTAGAGCTGTTCAATGTATTGGCGACCCCCGGGCCATGGCGTGAGGAGGAATTGACTGAGCGTGGCAAGGACATGCTTGCCATGGCATTGAAAGCCATGCAGGGGGGCCATCAGGTCGAGCTGACCATGCGTCGGCAGAAAGTTACCCCTGATTTTTCCTTCAGCTGGCAGGCCAAACCCACTCAGTTGTTGCGTTGGAGATTGCTGGGCTGGACTCGCTTGTTCCGCCCCAGCTACGCTGACTATCAGGGCTGGCCGCTTCCGCCCGCGTGGCAATGGCTATATCGTGTTACCCGCCCGTTTCGTGAATCCTACGTTCGCCTGACCTCCGGCGATTCCCATAAATGA
- a CDS encoding alpha/beta hydrolase yields MYLTDPATSSKEGLAVVLSHGLESGPSSTKMQALTAVAESFDNVHVVVMDYRGMETPEERLSHLMTALEQLPYKPEQTILAGSSMGGWVSAAASSHIPVLGCFLMAPAFGLERYPDPAPVIRAQHVQIIHGWQDTVVPPGPVIELAQQQCVPLRLVDDNHRLEVSLNILIDAFEYYLKKILVQK; encoded by the coding sequence ATGTATCTCACTGACCCCGCCACCAGCAGTAAGGAAGGCTTGGCCGTTGTACTGTCTCACGGCCTGGAAAGCGGCCCCAGCTCCACCAAGATGCAGGCCCTGACGGCAGTCGCGGAGAGCTTCGACAATGTACACGTTGTTGTCATGGACTACCGGGGCATGGAGACGCCTGAAGAGCGGCTGAGCCACCTCATGACTGCCCTGGAGCAGCTACCCTACAAGCCGGAACAGACCATCTTGGCCGGCTCAAGCATGGGAGGATGGGTAAGCGCAGCGGCCAGCAGCCATATACCTGTGCTGGGCTGCTTTCTGATGGCTCCGGCGTTCGGGCTTGAGCGCTACCCGGACCCAGCCCCCGTGATACGGGCACAGCATGTGCAGATCATTCATGGTTGGCAGGATACCGTCGTGCCACCGGGGCCTGTTATTGAGTTAGCTCAACAGCAGTGTGTGCCTCTGCGGTTGGTAGATGATAATCACAGATTGGAAGTCAGTTTAAATATACTCATAGATGCTTTCGAATATTACTTGAAAAAAATACTAGTACAAAAATAA
- a CDS encoding ABC transporter ATP-binding protein: MIQTDKFFAPVFSLRRILPMLWQSSRKWTLLSTLLMALEVAFGLAVLYLLKQLVDVVTQMLGSADTEGGLTQVLLFVALTGACTVAFITARGLSGLAREAQGMLVADFVDREVHSRAVRADLAFYESPQYHDTLERARQSGNQRPAQVVSNLMMLSKNSLMLAAVVILIITINWLLLPVLLIAIVPALLVRIYFTRYLYQWQRRRTQMERRAGYLDWLMTSDINAKELRLNQLGDYLRNQYSKLRGTIRREKLAITKRRTMVELVVASIASVAFFGSLGFLAWQTAEGRNSVGDLVLFLLIFQRAQSMGQELVQQLSKLYEDHLYIGLLFEFLDIRPSISEPEHPVKVPGVLSSGVAFENVGFSYPGTDIPVLRDINLTIRPGQIVALVGANGSGKTSLIKLLCRLYDPTSGRITLDGIDVREFGVEDYRRVFSVIFQDYTHYAATVRDNIRFGDIREPEDTPAVKAAAINAGAAPFIDSLKMQYDTPLTRMFDGGQELSIGQWQKIALARAFMHRSNIIILDEPTSALDPGAEFELFENFRERIDHRAALVISHRLSTVRMADYIYVMDKGQICESGTHDELIRQQGIYCELFKRQAHHYREVDAETH; this comes from the coding sequence ATGATTCAAACCGATAAGTTTTTCGCACCGGTGTTTTCATTGCGTCGCATTCTGCCGATGCTCTGGCAGAGTAGTCGTAAGTGGACGCTGCTCAGTACCCTACTGATGGCTCTGGAAGTGGCATTTGGGTTAGCGGTGCTCTACCTCCTCAAGCAGCTGGTGGACGTCGTCACCCAAATGCTGGGGAGTGCGGATACAGAAGGTGGGCTAACCCAGGTATTACTTTTCGTGGCCCTGACCGGTGCATGTACGGTGGCGTTCATCACTGCACGAGGGCTGTCTGGCCTCGCTCGCGAAGCACAGGGAATGTTGGTGGCTGACTTTGTTGACCGCGAAGTGCATTCGCGGGCAGTAAGGGCAGACCTGGCCTTTTATGAAAGTCCACAGTACCACGATACTCTTGAGCGAGCGCGCCAATCAGGCAATCAGCGACCCGCTCAGGTGGTCAGTAACTTAATGATGTTGAGCAAGAACAGCCTGATGTTGGCGGCAGTGGTGATACTGATCATCACCATCAACTGGCTGTTGCTGCCCGTATTGTTGATAGCCATCGTGCCCGCGCTTCTGGTGCGAATCTATTTTACTCGATACTTATATCAGTGGCAGCGGCGCAGGACACAGATGGAGCGCCGCGCCGGCTATCTTGACTGGCTGATGACTTCTGATATCAATGCCAAGGAGTTGCGTCTCAATCAGTTGGGCGATTATCTGCGTAACCAATATTCCAAGTTGCGGGGAACGATTCGCAGAGAGAAGCTTGCCATCACCAAGCGGCGAACCATGGTTGAACTGGTAGTGGCCAGCATTGCCTCGGTTGCTTTCTTCGGCTCACTGGGCTTTCTCGCCTGGCAGACTGCGGAAGGTCGCAACAGTGTGGGCGACCTGGTGCTGTTCCTGTTGATTTTCCAGCGTGCCCAGTCAATGGGGCAGGAGCTGGTCCAGCAGCTTTCCAAGCTCTACGAGGATCATCTCTATATTGGCCTGCTATTCGAGTTTCTGGATATCCGCCCCTCGATCAGCGAGCCCGAGCACCCCGTGAAAGTGCCCGGTGTGCTTAGCTCAGGGGTCGCTTTCGAGAATGTCGGGTTCTCATACCCTGGTACTGATATCCCGGTGTTGAGGGATATAAATTTGACGATCAGGCCCGGTCAGATAGTCGCCTTGGTAGGTGCGAATGGATCGGGAAAGACCTCGCTGATCAAACTGTTATGCCGGCTATATGATCCAACATCGGGTAGAATCACACTTGACGGTATCGATGTGCGAGAGTTTGGGGTCGAGGACTATCGCCGCGTTTTCAGCGTGATCTTCCAGGACTACACGCACTATGCCGCCACCGTCCGTGATAATATTCGTTTCGGCGATATTCGCGAGCCCGAGGACACGCCGGCAGTGAAGGCAGCGGCTATCAATGCTGGTGCGGCACCGTTCATCGATTCCCTCAAGATGCAGTACGATACTCCCTTGACCAGGATGTTCGATGGAGGGCAGGAGTTGAGTATCGGTCAGTGGCAGAAGATCGCCTTGGCACGAGCCTTCATGCACCGTTCCAATATTATTATCCTCGACGAACCGACCAGTGCGCTGGATCCGGGCGCAGAGTTCGAGCTTTTCGAGAATTTCCGCGAACGTATCGATCATCGTGCAGCTCTGGTCATCAGCCATCGTCTCTCCACGGTGAGAATGGCCGACTATATTTATGTCATGGATAAAGGGCAGATCTGCGAATCCGGCACCCATGATGAGCTGATCAGGCAGCAAGGGATCTACTGCGAACTGTTCAAGCGCCAGGCACATCACTATCGGGAAGTCGATGCCGAAACTCACTGA